In Sparus aurata chromosome 3, fSpaAur1.1, whole genome shotgun sequence, the following are encoded in one genomic region:
- the LOC115579561 gene encoding homeodomain-interacting protein kinase 1-like isoform X1 → MGSRVSNESTSSSEMNPVQLPSVYDVQKVLGEGCFGQVLKCWKKDIKQTVAVKIPKFFDEDTVNEVSMLRRFKLLKLDRHNIVEFIDCFQTKHGKAIVLEMLDISLGDYLEMTSFAPMLLSDISSIIQQMGTAFEALKGIGVIHGDVHLFNIMMENHQTRPFRVKLIDFGGAISTSEATQGKLLQPLAFRSPEIILGCPFSEAIDMWSLGCLMFIMICGKQLFSGCCGYDILRSIINLLGQPEDLVLSTGLRTKKYFNWTESNSWELKTSFEYFRCHLSSVNKDHNLQSLDDLKEIRLEENNDAEAAEREQCIELLKAMLKTDEDERITPREVLLHPFFTKDYPNNGALAAASPLVRWKPMEDLASALGEPATTPLMDDESAVIQPDSCTPSPEIPPAGVIQVQPATAENTLLLEGQGSKVSGRTYIVKFSGSSAFTSVFSNEDCTPSPTFLLSGVILVRPAIAQRTLMEDQQSAVRKHGGREEASEEEELLATCLLLDEEDLQVMCVPLLMLRPVTAKNMLPLEGQGGKISGSTYIVKSSGSSVFTSLSEYCDCEPAAPPLTDDDVINIQPGDCTPPSTFLLSGAVLVEPATAQRTLLEDQESAVSSVSGGIHLTGSCDGGLDLSESC, encoded by the exons ATGGGATCGCGCGTATCCAACGAGTCGACCTCATCTTCCGAGATGAACCCCGTCCAGCTCCCCAGCGTATATGACGTCCAGAAAGTTCTGGGAGAGGGCTGCTTCGGACAGGTgttgaaatgttggaaaaaggaCATCAAGCAGACTGTGGCTGTGAAGATTCCTAAATTCTTTGACGAAGACACCGTCAATGAG GTTTCCATGCTGAGACGGTTCAAGCTCCTCAAACTCGACCGACACAACATCGTCGAGTTCATCGATTGCTTTCAAACCAAACATGGAAAGGCAATCGTGTTGGAGATGTTGGATATCAGCCTGGGCGACTACCTTGAAATGACAAGTTTTGCGCCTATGCTTCTGAgtgacatcagcagcatcaTCCAGCAG ATGGGGACAGCATTTGAGGCACTGAAGGGGATTGGGGTGATCCATGGTGACGTGCACCTCTTCAACATCATGATGGAGAATCACCAAACACGACCCTTCAGAGTCAAGCTCATTGACTTCGGTGGTGCCATTTCCACATCAGAAGCCACCCAGGGCAAGCTCCTGCAACCGCTTGCTTTTAG GTCTCCAGAAATCATACTGGGCTGTCCATTTTCTGAGGCCATTGACATGTGGTCCCTGGGCTGTCTGATGTTCATAATGATCTGCGGCAAACAACTGTTCAGTGGATGCTGTGGATATGACATA CTGCGGAGCATCATTAATCTACTAGGTCAGCCAGAAGACCTTGTTCTCAGTACTGGTCTAAGGACAAAGAAGTACTTTAACTGGACTGAGTCAAACAGCTGGGAGCTCAAG ACATCTTTTGAGTATTTCAGATGTCACCTCAGCAGTGTCAACAAGGACCACAATCTCCAGTCTCTAGACGATCTCAAAGAA ATTCGTCTAGAGGAAAATAATGACGCTGAGGCCGCAGAGCGAGAGCAGTGCATCGAGCTCCTGAAGGCAATGCTGAAGACGGATGAGGATGAGAGGATCACTCCCCGTGAAGTCCTCCTTCATCCATTCTTCACCAAAGACTACCCaaa TAATGGGGCTTTGGCAGCCGCATCCCCTTTGGTCCGATGGAAGCCAATGGAAGATCTGGCGAGTGCACTCGGTGAGCCTGCTACCACTCCTCTGATGGATGACGAAAGCGCTGTCATCCAACCAGACAGCTGTACGCCATCTCCAGAAATTCCACCAGCAGGTGTGATCCAAGTTCAGCCAGCGACGGCTGAGAACACGCTGCTGCTGGAAGGTCAGGGGAGCAAAGTCAG tGGCAGGACTTACATTGTCAAGTTCTCAGGAAGTTCGGCCTTCACTTCCGTGTTCTCGAATGAGGACTGCACTCCATCTCCCACATTTCTACTCTCAGGTGTGATCCTGGTTCGGCCTGCTATAGCCCAGCGCACGCTGATGGAAGATCAGCAGAGTGCAGTCAG AAAACATGGGGGCAGAGAAGAAGcctcagaagaagaagaattgctTGCAACGTGTCTTCTCCTGGATGAGGAAGACCTTCAGGTCATGTGTGTACCTCTGTTGATGCTTCGGCCTGTGACAGCTAAGAACATGCTGCCGCTGGAAGGTCAGGGGGGCAAAATCAG tGGCAGTACTTACATTGTCAAGTCCTCAGGAAGTTCAGTCTTCACTTCCTTGAGTGAGTACTGTGACTGTGAGCCTGCTGCCCCTCCTCTGACAGATGATGACGTCATTAACATCCAACCAGGCGACTGCACTCCACCTAGCACATTTCTGTTATCAGGTGCGGTCCTGGTTGAGCCCGCAACAGCCCAGCGCACGCTGCTGGAAGATCAGGAAAGTGCAGTCAG CAGCGTCAGTGGTGGTATCCACCTCACGGGCAGCTGTGATGGAGGCCTCGACCTGTCAGAGAGCTGTTGA
- the LOC115579561 gene encoding homeodomain-interacting protein kinase 1-like isoform X5 — MGSRVSNESTSSSEMNPVQLPSVYDVQKVLGEGCFGQVLKCWKKDIKQTVAVKIPKFFDEDTVNEVSMLRRFKLLKLDRHNIVEFIDCFQTKHGKAIVLEMLDISLGDYLEMTSFAPMLLSDISSIIQQMGTAFEALKGIGVIHGDVHLFNIMMENHQTRPFRVKLIDFGGAISTSEATQGKLLQPLAFRSPEIILGCPFSEAIDMWSLGCLMFIMICGKQLFSGCCGYDILRSIINLLGQPEDLVLSTGLRTKKYFNWTESNSWELKTSFEYFRCHLSSVNKDHNLQSLDDLKEIRLEENNDAEAAEREQCIELLKAMLKTDEDERITPREVLLHPFFTKDYPNNGALAAASPLVRWKPMEDLASALGEPATTPLMDDESAVIQPDSCTPSPEIPPAGVIQVQPATAENTLLLEGQGSKVSGRTYIVKFSGSSAFTSVFSNEDCTPSPTFLLSGVILVRPAIAQRTLMEDQQSAVRKHGGREEASEEEELLATCLLLDEEDLQVMCVPLLMLRPVTAKNMLPLEGQGGKIR, encoded by the exons ATGGGATCGCGCGTATCCAACGAGTCGACCTCATCTTCCGAGATGAACCCCGTCCAGCTCCCCAGCGTATATGACGTCCAGAAAGTTCTGGGAGAGGGCTGCTTCGGACAGGTgttgaaatgttggaaaaaggaCATCAAGCAGACTGTGGCTGTGAAGATTCCTAAATTCTTTGACGAAGACACCGTCAATGAG GTTTCCATGCTGAGACGGTTCAAGCTCCTCAAACTCGACCGACACAACATCGTCGAGTTCATCGATTGCTTTCAAACCAAACATGGAAAGGCAATCGTGTTGGAGATGTTGGATATCAGCCTGGGCGACTACCTTGAAATGACAAGTTTTGCGCCTATGCTTCTGAgtgacatcagcagcatcaTCCAGCAG ATGGGGACAGCATTTGAGGCACTGAAGGGGATTGGGGTGATCCATGGTGACGTGCACCTCTTCAACATCATGATGGAGAATCACCAAACACGACCCTTCAGAGTCAAGCTCATTGACTTCGGTGGTGCCATTTCCACATCAGAAGCCACCCAGGGCAAGCTCCTGCAACCGCTTGCTTTTAG GTCTCCAGAAATCATACTGGGCTGTCCATTTTCTGAGGCCATTGACATGTGGTCCCTGGGCTGTCTGATGTTCATAATGATCTGCGGCAAACAACTGTTCAGTGGATGCTGTGGATATGACATA CTGCGGAGCATCATTAATCTACTAGGTCAGCCAGAAGACCTTGTTCTCAGTACTGGTCTAAGGACAAAGAAGTACTTTAACTGGACTGAGTCAAACAGCTGGGAGCTCAAG ACATCTTTTGAGTATTTCAGATGTCACCTCAGCAGTGTCAACAAGGACCACAATCTCCAGTCTCTAGACGATCTCAAAGAA ATTCGTCTAGAGGAAAATAATGACGCTGAGGCCGCAGAGCGAGAGCAGTGCATCGAGCTCCTGAAGGCAATGCTGAAGACGGATGAGGATGAGAGGATCACTCCCCGTGAAGTCCTCCTTCATCCATTCTTCACCAAAGACTACCCaaa TAATGGGGCTTTGGCAGCCGCATCCCCTTTGGTCCGATGGAAGCCAATGGAAGATCTGGCGAGTGCACTCGGTGAGCCTGCTACCACTCCTCTGATGGATGACGAAAGCGCTGTCATCCAACCAGACAGCTGTACGCCATCTCCAGAAATTCCACCAGCAGGTGTGATCCAAGTTCAGCCAGCGACGGCTGAGAACACGCTGCTGCTGGAAGGTCAGGGGAGCAAAGTCAG tGGCAGGACTTACATTGTCAAGTTCTCAGGAAGTTCGGCCTTCACTTCCGTGTTCTCGAATGAGGACTGCACTCCATCTCCCACATTTCTACTCTCAGGTGTGATCCTGGTTCGGCCTGCTATAGCCCAGCGCACGCTGATGGAAGATCAGCAGAGTGCAGTCAG AAAACATGGGGGCAGAGAAGAAGcctcagaagaagaagaattgctTGCAACGTGTCTTCTCCTGGATGAGGAAGACCTTCAGGTCATGTGTGTACCTCTGTTGATGCTTCGGCCTGTGACAGCTAAGAACATGCTGCCGCTGGAAGGTCAGGGGGGCAAAATCAG ATGA
- the LOC115579561 gene encoding homeodomain-interacting protein kinase 1-like isoform X3 yields the protein MGSRVSNESTSSSEMNPVQLPSVYDVQKVLGEGCFGQVLKCWKKDIKQTVAVKIPKFFDEDTVNEMGTAFEALKGIGVIHGDVHLFNIMMENHQTRPFRVKLIDFGGAISTSEATQGKLLQPLAFRSPEIILGCPFSEAIDMWSLGCLMFIMICGKQLFSGCCGYDILRSIINLLGQPEDLVLSTGLRTKKYFNWTESNSWELKTSFEYFRCHLSSVNKDHNLQSLDDLKEIRLEENNDAEAAEREQCIELLKAMLKTDEDERITPREVLLHPFFTKDYPNNGALAAASPLVRWKPMEDLASALGEPATTPLMDDESAVIQPDSCTPSPEIPPAGVIQVQPATAENTLLLEGQGSKVSGRTYIVKFSGSSAFTSVFSNEDCTPSPTFLLSGVILVRPAIAQRTLMEDQQSAVRKHGGREEASEEEELLATCLLLDEEDLQVMCVPLLMLRPVTAKNMLPLEGQGGKISGSTYIVKSSGSSVFTSLSEYCDCEPAAPPLTDDDVINIQPGDCTPPSTFLLSGAVLVEPATAQRTLLEDQESAVSSVSGGIHLTGSCDGGLDLSESC from the exons ATGGGATCGCGCGTATCCAACGAGTCGACCTCATCTTCCGAGATGAACCCCGTCCAGCTCCCCAGCGTATATGACGTCCAGAAAGTTCTGGGAGAGGGCTGCTTCGGACAGGTgttgaaatgttggaaaaaggaCATCAAGCAGACTGTGGCTGTGAAGATTCCTAAATTCTTTGACGAAGACACCGTCAATGAG ATGGGGACAGCATTTGAGGCACTGAAGGGGATTGGGGTGATCCATGGTGACGTGCACCTCTTCAACATCATGATGGAGAATCACCAAACACGACCCTTCAGAGTCAAGCTCATTGACTTCGGTGGTGCCATTTCCACATCAGAAGCCACCCAGGGCAAGCTCCTGCAACCGCTTGCTTTTAG GTCTCCAGAAATCATACTGGGCTGTCCATTTTCTGAGGCCATTGACATGTGGTCCCTGGGCTGTCTGATGTTCATAATGATCTGCGGCAAACAACTGTTCAGTGGATGCTGTGGATATGACATA CTGCGGAGCATCATTAATCTACTAGGTCAGCCAGAAGACCTTGTTCTCAGTACTGGTCTAAGGACAAAGAAGTACTTTAACTGGACTGAGTCAAACAGCTGGGAGCTCAAG ACATCTTTTGAGTATTTCAGATGTCACCTCAGCAGTGTCAACAAGGACCACAATCTCCAGTCTCTAGACGATCTCAAAGAA ATTCGTCTAGAGGAAAATAATGACGCTGAGGCCGCAGAGCGAGAGCAGTGCATCGAGCTCCTGAAGGCAATGCTGAAGACGGATGAGGATGAGAGGATCACTCCCCGTGAAGTCCTCCTTCATCCATTCTTCACCAAAGACTACCCaaa TAATGGGGCTTTGGCAGCCGCATCCCCTTTGGTCCGATGGAAGCCAATGGAAGATCTGGCGAGTGCACTCGGTGAGCCTGCTACCACTCCTCTGATGGATGACGAAAGCGCTGTCATCCAACCAGACAGCTGTACGCCATCTCCAGAAATTCCACCAGCAGGTGTGATCCAAGTTCAGCCAGCGACGGCTGAGAACACGCTGCTGCTGGAAGGTCAGGGGAGCAAAGTCAG tGGCAGGACTTACATTGTCAAGTTCTCAGGAAGTTCGGCCTTCACTTCCGTGTTCTCGAATGAGGACTGCACTCCATCTCCCACATTTCTACTCTCAGGTGTGATCCTGGTTCGGCCTGCTATAGCCCAGCGCACGCTGATGGAAGATCAGCAGAGTGCAGTCAG AAAACATGGGGGCAGAGAAGAAGcctcagaagaagaagaattgctTGCAACGTGTCTTCTCCTGGATGAGGAAGACCTTCAGGTCATGTGTGTACCTCTGTTGATGCTTCGGCCTGTGACAGCTAAGAACATGCTGCCGCTGGAAGGTCAGGGGGGCAAAATCAG tGGCAGTACTTACATTGTCAAGTCCTCAGGAAGTTCAGTCTTCACTTCCTTGAGTGAGTACTGTGACTGTGAGCCTGCTGCCCCTCCTCTGACAGATGATGACGTCATTAACATCCAACCAGGCGACTGCACTCCACCTAGCACATTTCTGTTATCAGGTGCGGTCCTGGTTGAGCCCGCAACAGCCCAGCGCACGCTGCTGGAAGATCAGGAAAGTGCAGTCAG CAGCGTCAGTGGTGGTATCCACCTCACGGGCAGCTGTGATGGAGGCCTCGACCTGTCAGAGAGCTGTTGA
- the LOC115579561 gene encoding homeodomain-interacting protein kinase 1-like isoform X2, with amino-acid sequence MGSRVSNESTSSSEMNPVQLPSVYDVQKVLGEGCFGQVLKCWKKDIKQTVAVKIPKFFDEDTVNEVSMLRRFKLLKLDRHNIVEFIDCFQTKHGKAIVLEMLDISLGDYLEMTSFAPMLLSDISSIIQQMGTAFEALKGIGVIHGDVHLFNIMMENHQTRPFRVKLIDFGGAISTSEATQGKLLQPLAFRSPEIILGCPFSEAIDMWSLGCLMFIMICGKQLFSGCCGYDILRSIINLLGQPEDLVLSTGLRTKKYFNWTESNSWELKTSFEYFRCHLSSVNKDHNLQSLDDLKEIRLEENNDAEAAEREQCIELLKAMLKTDEDERITPREVLLHPFFTKDYPNNGALAAASPLVRWKPMEDLASALGEPATTPLMDDESAVIQPDSCTPSPEIPPAGVIQVQPATAENTLLLEGQGSKVSGRTYIVKFSGSSAFTSVFSNEDCTPSPTFLLSGVILVRPAIAQRTLMEDQQSAVRKHGGREEASEEEELLATCLLLDEEDLQVMCVPLLMLRPVTAKNMLPLEGQGGKISGSTYIVKSSGSSVFTSLSEYCDCEPAAPPLTDDDVINIQPGDCTPPSTFLLSGAVLVEPATAQRTLLEDQESAVSVSGGIHLTGSCDGGLDLSESC; translated from the exons ATGGGATCGCGCGTATCCAACGAGTCGACCTCATCTTCCGAGATGAACCCCGTCCAGCTCCCCAGCGTATATGACGTCCAGAAAGTTCTGGGAGAGGGCTGCTTCGGACAGGTgttgaaatgttggaaaaaggaCATCAAGCAGACTGTGGCTGTGAAGATTCCTAAATTCTTTGACGAAGACACCGTCAATGAG GTTTCCATGCTGAGACGGTTCAAGCTCCTCAAACTCGACCGACACAACATCGTCGAGTTCATCGATTGCTTTCAAACCAAACATGGAAAGGCAATCGTGTTGGAGATGTTGGATATCAGCCTGGGCGACTACCTTGAAATGACAAGTTTTGCGCCTATGCTTCTGAgtgacatcagcagcatcaTCCAGCAG ATGGGGACAGCATTTGAGGCACTGAAGGGGATTGGGGTGATCCATGGTGACGTGCACCTCTTCAACATCATGATGGAGAATCACCAAACACGACCCTTCAGAGTCAAGCTCATTGACTTCGGTGGTGCCATTTCCACATCAGAAGCCACCCAGGGCAAGCTCCTGCAACCGCTTGCTTTTAG GTCTCCAGAAATCATACTGGGCTGTCCATTTTCTGAGGCCATTGACATGTGGTCCCTGGGCTGTCTGATGTTCATAATGATCTGCGGCAAACAACTGTTCAGTGGATGCTGTGGATATGACATA CTGCGGAGCATCATTAATCTACTAGGTCAGCCAGAAGACCTTGTTCTCAGTACTGGTCTAAGGACAAAGAAGTACTTTAACTGGACTGAGTCAAACAGCTGGGAGCTCAAG ACATCTTTTGAGTATTTCAGATGTCACCTCAGCAGTGTCAACAAGGACCACAATCTCCAGTCTCTAGACGATCTCAAAGAA ATTCGTCTAGAGGAAAATAATGACGCTGAGGCCGCAGAGCGAGAGCAGTGCATCGAGCTCCTGAAGGCAATGCTGAAGACGGATGAGGATGAGAGGATCACTCCCCGTGAAGTCCTCCTTCATCCATTCTTCACCAAAGACTACCCaaa TAATGGGGCTTTGGCAGCCGCATCCCCTTTGGTCCGATGGAAGCCAATGGAAGATCTGGCGAGTGCACTCGGTGAGCCTGCTACCACTCCTCTGATGGATGACGAAAGCGCTGTCATCCAACCAGACAGCTGTACGCCATCTCCAGAAATTCCACCAGCAGGTGTGATCCAAGTTCAGCCAGCGACGGCTGAGAACACGCTGCTGCTGGAAGGTCAGGGGAGCAAAGTCAG tGGCAGGACTTACATTGTCAAGTTCTCAGGAAGTTCGGCCTTCACTTCCGTGTTCTCGAATGAGGACTGCACTCCATCTCCCACATTTCTACTCTCAGGTGTGATCCTGGTTCGGCCTGCTATAGCCCAGCGCACGCTGATGGAAGATCAGCAGAGTGCAGTCAG AAAACATGGGGGCAGAGAAGAAGcctcagaagaagaagaattgctTGCAACGTGTCTTCTCCTGGATGAGGAAGACCTTCAGGTCATGTGTGTACCTCTGTTGATGCTTCGGCCTGTGACAGCTAAGAACATGCTGCCGCTGGAAGGTCAGGGGGGCAAAATCAG tGGCAGTACTTACATTGTCAAGTCCTCAGGAAGTTCAGTCTTCACTTCCTTGAGTGAGTACTGTGACTGTGAGCCTGCTGCCCCTCCTCTGACAGATGATGACGTCATTAACATCCAACCAGGCGACTGCACTCCACCTAGCACATTTCTGTTATCAGGTGCGGTCCTGGTTGAGCCCGCAACAGCCCAGCGCACGCTGCTGGAAGATCAGGAAAGTGCAGTCAG CGTCAGTGGTGGTATCCACCTCACGGGCAGCTGTGATGGAGGCCTCGACCTGTCAGAGAGCTGTTGA
- the LOC115579561 gene encoding homeodomain-interacting protein kinase 1-like isoform X4, with protein MGSRVSNESTSSSEMNPVQLPSVYDVQKVLGEGCFGQVLKCWKKDIKQTVAVKIPKFFDEDTVNEVSMLRRFKLLKLDRHNIVEFIDCFQTKHGKAIVLEMLDISLGDYLEMTSFAPMLLSDISSIIQQMGTAFEALKGIGVIHGDVHLFNIMMENHQTRPFRVKLIDFGGAISTSEATQGKLLQPLAFRSPEIILGCPFSEAIDMWSLGCLMFIMICGKQLFSGCCGYDILRSIINLLGQPEDLVLSTGLRTKKYFNWTESNSWELKTSFEYFRCHLSSVNKDHNLQSLDDLKEIRLEENNDAEAAEREQCIELLKAMLKTDEDERITPREVLLHPFFTKDYPNNGALAAASPLVRWKPMEDLASALGEPATTPLMDDESAVIQPDSCTPSPEIPPAGVIQVQPATAENTLLLEGQGSKVSGRTYIVKFSGSSAFTSVFSNEDCTPSPTFLLSGVILVRPAIAQRTLMEDQQSAVRKHGGREEASEEEELLATCLLLDEEDLQVMCVPLLMLRPVTAKNMLPLEGQGGKIRKFSLHFLE; from the exons ATGGGATCGCGCGTATCCAACGAGTCGACCTCATCTTCCGAGATGAACCCCGTCCAGCTCCCCAGCGTATATGACGTCCAGAAAGTTCTGGGAGAGGGCTGCTTCGGACAGGTgttgaaatgttggaaaaaggaCATCAAGCAGACTGTGGCTGTGAAGATTCCTAAATTCTTTGACGAAGACACCGTCAATGAG GTTTCCATGCTGAGACGGTTCAAGCTCCTCAAACTCGACCGACACAACATCGTCGAGTTCATCGATTGCTTTCAAACCAAACATGGAAAGGCAATCGTGTTGGAGATGTTGGATATCAGCCTGGGCGACTACCTTGAAATGACAAGTTTTGCGCCTATGCTTCTGAgtgacatcagcagcatcaTCCAGCAG ATGGGGACAGCATTTGAGGCACTGAAGGGGATTGGGGTGATCCATGGTGACGTGCACCTCTTCAACATCATGATGGAGAATCACCAAACACGACCCTTCAGAGTCAAGCTCATTGACTTCGGTGGTGCCATTTCCACATCAGAAGCCACCCAGGGCAAGCTCCTGCAACCGCTTGCTTTTAG GTCTCCAGAAATCATACTGGGCTGTCCATTTTCTGAGGCCATTGACATGTGGTCCCTGGGCTGTCTGATGTTCATAATGATCTGCGGCAAACAACTGTTCAGTGGATGCTGTGGATATGACATA CTGCGGAGCATCATTAATCTACTAGGTCAGCCAGAAGACCTTGTTCTCAGTACTGGTCTAAGGACAAAGAAGTACTTTAACTGGACTGAGTCAAACAGCTGGGAGCTCAAG ACATCTTTTGAGTATTTCAGATGTCACCTCAGCAGTGTCAACAAGGACCACAATCTCCAGTCTCTAGACGATCTCAAAGAA ATTCGTCTAGAGGAAAATAATGACGCTGAGGCCGCAGAGCGAGAGCAGTGCATCGAGCTCCTGAAGGCAATGCTGAAGACGGATGAGGATGAGAGGATCACTCCCCGTGAAGTCCTCCTTCATCCATTCTTCACCAAAGACTACCCaaa TAATGGGGCTTTGGCAGCCGCATCCCCTTTGGTCCGATGGAAGCCAATGGAAGATCTGGCGAGTGCACTCGGTGAGCCTGCTACCACTCCTCTGATGGATGACGAAAGCGCTGTCATCCAACCAGACAGCTGTACGCCATCTCCAGAAATTCCACCAGCAGGTGTGATCCAAGTTCAGCCAGCGACGGCTGAGAACACGCTGCTGCTGGAAGGTCAGGGGAGCAAAGTCAG tGGCAGGACTTACATTGTCAAGTTCTCAGGAAGTTCGGCCTTCACTTCCGTGTTCTCGAATGAGGACTGCACTCCATCTCCCACATTTCTACTCTCAGGTGTGATCCTGGTTCGGCCTGCTATAGCCCAGCGCACGCTGATGGAAGATCAGCAGAGTGCAGTCAG AAAACATGGGGGCAGAGAAGAAGcctcagaagaagaagaattgctTGCAACGTGTCTTCTCCTGGATGAGGAAGACCTTCAGGTCATGTGTGTACCTCTGTTGATGCTTCGGCCTGTGACAGCTAAGAACATGCTGCCGCTGGAAGGTCAGGGGGGCAAAATCAG GAAGTTCAGTCTTCACTTCCTTGAGTGA